From Xyrauchen texanus isolate HMW12.3.18 chromosome 9, RBS_HiC_50CHRs, whole genome shotgun sequence, the proteins below share one genomic window:
- the plppr3a gene encoding phospholipid phosphatase-related protein type 3a, translating to MHFQHQRERDFTRPNPKMMSPKDKPKKKPPKDSMTLLPCFYFVELPIVASSMISLYFLELTDVLQPAKVGFRCHDRTLSMPYVETGDELIPLLMLLSLAFAGPAASIMLGEALMYCIQSRLKIHSGSEGSINAGGCNFNSFLRRTVRFVGVHMFGLCATALVTDVIQLATGYHAPFFLTVCKPNYTLPGVACDKNPYITQDICSGRDQYAILSARKTFPSQHATLSGFAAVYISMYFNATISDSTKLLKPVLVFAFAIAAALASLTQITQYRSHPTDVYVGVVIGAGIAVYLALYAVGNFKSNKESSRRPLRQTHTPQKDPLKELTQRGHDSVYQKAHASESNDELSAPPHVAGLNRKVRREKASMGSLKRASADVELLAPRSPMGKETMVTFSNTLPRANTNAMEEPAQRHMTFHVPMDSHRSKKLVSEWKQKSMEMQSLSLRDDEEEGATAEGVDGVEGEAKEELGMPSSLYPNVQANRGAAATAAGGARVMMPQRPGAPQLVHIPEEATRPPPVSPKSSTTRAKWLSMTEKGGPVQAATPEPPRLPNQPRVMQVIAMSKQHGPVTVTTPKSSETASSCATSSTGSESPYYRIPSDRDSASIVTVDAHAPHHPVVRLSSGNGNTWDWRSTSNGSTEVHETSRTLPRQDCLRDYRPIKTDSLRSTTSEPDPGILPPPPHPDLLLDSRISRDLSLLRKSSVSAKDWEPGQPHPEPDHFFKNLQTNRKFKD from the exons ATGCATTTTCAACACCAACGAGAAAGGG ATTTTACTCGACCAAACCCCAAAATGATGTCTCCTAAAGACAAGCCCAAGAAGAAACCACCCAAAGACAGCATGACGTTGCTGCCTTGTTTCTATTTTGTGGAG cTACCAATAGTGGCTTCCTCCATGATCTCTCTTTACTTCTTGGAGCTGACAGACGTTTTGCAACCGGCCAAAGTAGGGTTCCGTTGCCATGACCGCACACTGAGTATGCCCTATGTGGAAACGGGAGATGAGCTCATACCTCTGCTCATGTTGCTCAGCCTGGCCTTTGCTGGGCCTGCAGCGTCT ATAATGCTGGGAGAGGCCTTGATGTACTGCATACAGTCCAGGCTGAAGATTCACTCTGGTTCTGAAGGCAGTATAAATGCAGGAGGTTGCAACTTCAACTCCTTTTTACGCAGGACAGTGCGCTTTGTGG GTGTTCATATGTTTGGGCTGTGTGCCACCGCACTGGTGACTGACGTTATTCAGCTGGCCACTGGCTACCATGCACCCTTCTTCCTCACCGTGTGCAAACCCAACTACACTCTGCCCGGTGTGGCCTGTGATAAAAACCCCTACATAACCCAGGACATCTGCTCTGGCCGGGACCAGTATGCCATCCTGTCAGCTAG GAAAACTTTCCCTTCCCAGCACGCCACTCTGTCTGGCTTTGCAGCTGTCTACATATCA ATGTACTTCAATGCCACCATCTCAGACAGCACCAAGCTGTTGAAGCCTGTGCTGGTGTTTGCATTTGCCATAGCAGCAGCCCTAGCCAGCTTGACCCAGATCACCCAGTATCGAAGTCACCCTACTGACGTCTATGTGGGCGTTGTGATTGGAGCTGGCATCGCTGTTTATCTA GCATTATATGCGGTTGGGAACTTTAAGTCCAATAAAGAGTCCTCCCGTAGGCCATTGAGACAGACCCATACTCCACAAAAAGATCCTCTTAAAGAACTGACCCAGCGTGGCCATGACTCAGTGTACCAAAAGGCCCATGCTTCTGAGAGCAACGATGAACTGTCCGCCCCGCCACATGTCGCTGGACTGAATCGTAAGGTGCGTCGAGAGAAGGCCTCCATGGGCAGCCTGAAGAGAGCTAGCGCAGATGTGGAGCTCCTGGCTCCTCGCAGCCCAATGGGAAAGGAGACCATGGTGACCTTCAGCAACACGCTTCCTCGTGCCAATACGAATGCTATGGAGGAGCCTGCCCAGCGACACATGACTTTCCATGTGCCAATGGACTCCCACCGTTCGAAAAAGCTGGTGTCTGAATGGAAGCAGAAATCAATGGAGATGCAGAGTCTTAGCCTAAGAGACGATGAGGAGGAGGGAGCAACTGCAGAGGGAGTTGATGGAGTCGAGGGGGAAGCCAAAGAAGAGCTTGGCATGCCATCTTCTCTTTATCCAAATGTGCAAGCCAACAGGggagcagcagcaacagcagcagggGGTGCCAGGGTGATGATGCCTCAGAGGCCTGGAGCTCCGCAGTTAGTTCATATACCTGAGGAAGCTACCAGACCGCCTCCAGTTTCGCCTAAAAGTTCTACTACACGGGCTAAATGGCTGTCCATGACAGAGAAGGGAGGCCCGGTACAAGCAGCCACCCCAGAACCTCCAAGGCTGCCCAACCAGCCTCGGGTTATGCAGGTCATTGCCATGTCTAAGCAACACGGTCCGGTTACAGTTACCACACCCAAGTCCTCAGAAACGGCCTCTTCTTGTGCCACTTCAAGCACAGGCTCAGAGTCTCCATACTACCGCATCCCCTCAGACCGAGACAGTGCCAGCATTGTAACAGTTGACGCTCATGCCCCTCACCACCCAGTGGTGCGCCTGTCTTCAGGCAACGGAAACACCTGGGATTGGAGGAGCACCTCCAACGGTAGCACCGAGGTCCATGAGACCAGCCGAACACTGCCCAGGCAGGACTGCCTACGTGATTATCGTCCCATCAAAACCGACTCCCTCCGCTCCACGACCAGTGAGCCGGACCCAGGGATTCTGCCTCCCCCACCTCACCCCGACCTGCTGTTGGACAGCAGAATTAGCCGAGATTTGTCTCTTCTTCGCAAGTCCTCAGTCTCGGCTAAAGATTGGGAGCCTGGACAGCCCCACCCAGAACCTGACCACTTCTTCAAAAACTTGCAAACTAACAGGAAATTTAAAGACTAA